The Triticum urartu cultivar G1812 unplaced genomic scaffold, Tu2.1 TuUngrouped_contig_3148, whole genome shotgun sequence DNA segment GGTTGGTTggatggaaagaaaaaagaaacgTTTTCCTTTCCATCGGTTGTCCCTTGCCAGCCTCTTCACCAAACTGCACGGATACGGGTGAGCCCCATGCACAAGCACAAATTGTTGGATACGGGCGAGTCGGACGCACATTGTTGTCGCCGAGACATCGTCATGCAGGCTGTTGCTGCAGGGACCCACTGCGCGCGAGACGGAGGTGCTCGGCGAGCTGCCGTGGTACTAGGATAGCGTGCGCCCCGACAGAGGGGACCAGGGATGGGTACTGGCTTGGACCGAGAAAAGCACTGGGAATAGAACGGTACCACGACGAACTCCATGAGCGCCGTCCGTCAGGGTCGTCGTCACCCGAGATCCCAAGAACGGCAAAGTGGCCATGGCGCTGCGCGGGTTCAGCGACTCCATGGCGACAGAGGTGGTGGAGCGGAACATGTCTCCGTGGATCGGCTCCGCCAACACGCCCTACGTCCATCTCTTCAAGTTTGCATCTCTCTAGCGCATAGCAGTAAGCGGTATCTGGAGACTTGTCCACTTAAATGGATGGCTAATATATCTTAGGTGTACTTAAAAGATCTAAAAATATGCATTACAATAGTTTGCCTATAACAAAAGAAACTGGAGCGTTACATTTAGCTGCAAGTATAATAAGAAACTAAATCCATCCTATATCTACTATACTCTACTTCTCTACTTTCTTTTTACTACGCCGACATAAGGAAGCTCCACCGAGCCCAAGTAGAGTTTGCCGTCATCTCTTTCCATGATCTCGGTTGGCCTGACTTTCTTTGGCCCTCTCATCTCCTCGACTATCTTCCCATCAGCAGCGACCCTCACAGCAAGAAGATGGCTATCACGACCAAAGGGCAGCTCATTTCTCTCACGGTGCAACGCCACCCAGTAGCCTCCTTTCCTGTCGGGCCTCACGTTATCTGGGTAGCCCGGCAGGTCGGCCAAAGGCTCGGACTTGCCCGCGTCGACCCCTTTGATCCAGTGCCTCAGCAGCTTGCACGGGCCAGTAGATGCGACCACGAGGTGTGTGCGGTCGGCGCTGAGCGCGACGCCGTTCGGGTATGTCATCCTTGGTTGGAGCACGGTGGCGTCCGATGTTCGTGGATCATACATCATGAGGCGGCCCGTGGAGTCCCCGGTCTTGGTGACCATCTCGTGTTCTGACCTGTCGTAGTTCATCGAACTATGGGTGAAGTAGACTTGACCGGTGACTTGATCGACGTCAACCCCGTTGGTGAAACGCAGCGGCATGCCATCAATCTGGTCGACCAACACGGTGGCCTCCCCGCCGCCGGGCGGCACACGCATAAGCCCTTTGTACGCATCGGCCACGTAGAGGTCACCCGTTTTCTGGTTGAAGCGCAGACCAAGTGGGCGACCGCAGCGGCTCTCTATGTCCGCCTCCGTGCCAAACCTGGATGTCGTGCACGTTTCGCTGTCGTAGCCTGGTCCGTAGGCGTATGTTGTCCAGCCAAGCTTGGGCCCATTCCACCTCAGGATGCGGCCGTCGGAGACGCCGCTGTAGGGGCCTCGGCCCTGAGCGTCGAAGGCGACGCTCTCCGGCCCGTGCACTTCTCCGGGCGGCAGGGGCAGCTGTTGTGCCCGGGAGGTGTCGAAGCTTGCGGATCAATCGATCCATCTATTGTATATAATGATCTCATCTTCAATAGTTTCATTTCAAAAGAAAAAGTCTTCAACAGTGTATAGCTAGCTACCACGTCATACCGACTCGACCGTCGTGCATGGATCTAAAACCCGGTGCCACCTCATGGTGCACGCATCCCCGCCACTAGACATCATCGACGCTTTCCGCCTTGTGGCGGTGCTCCGCAGAATGGCCTCATTAGAAGAGATCAACGGTCGTGCCGCTCCCGCTGGAGGACGACCGGCGTCAGGGTTGCTATAGCCTATAGAAGATTGGAGAGGGAAGGCTAGGGTGCGGCCGCGACCGGTTCTTCCTCCACCACGACGACCGGAGTGGTCCGAATTCATGACGATGGAGGAGCTAAGTGTCCTTGCAGACGACCGCGATGCCAATAGAGATCGTTGCAGCGCTGTCCGTAGAGAATGCCTCGCTGCCATCACGACCACATCACCACCGCTAGGATGGCCTTGTTGCCCTGAGTAGGCGCCGCTAGGAGCGCCCCACCACCTCCTGTTCTTAGGCCAAATGATTTTAACTATTTCGGTCCACTCCCGCTCTTGCGCCCGAAGTGCGGCCTCGTAAGAGAGATGTGGGCCCTAGGTCAGGCCTAGGCCGAACCaggtttctctctctctctctccaccaGTTTTTGCATGGGCTATTTGTGTGTTGCGCGGTGGACAATGGTCGCCGAAGCTGCAAGCGGGATGACAATGCATGGTGGCAGCTGCAGATCCGCACTTGAGCGGCCATCTCCGCCTATGTCTGCTCCTTGCACTAGACTAGTTACACAAGGTAGTTGAGACGCTGCTGTTAGTGGGGAGCACGTCGTTCGTACACAATTAGACATACATGCATGCATTCAAATTAATTAGCTACTAGTAGTAGTGCATATGTGCGCGTGAGGATGATGTCAGGTACTACGCATGGATCGATGTGTGTGCACATTAGCAACAAGCAATGAGAGGATCACTGTTAGATTTGGACGTGCCGCTGAGATGGGTTCACAAGAAAGAAGGATCAATCCATGGGAGATAAATTTGACAATGAGCGAGAAATCGATCAGTGAGAGATGAGGTTGACCAATCATTAATGGAAGGCCAGTGAAACGATTGATTAATACTAGTACTAGTACCAAGAAAGAAAAAGAAGATCTAACAGTAGACACGGACGGACCGCTGAGATGAGATTGGCATGGGATCGATCTGTGGAACGCAACAATTCTCTAATGAACAAGAAGCAATCCGACGTGGGTAAACCGAAACGGCGAAATCACATCGACTTCCCCCGACCGATTCATTCATTGCTCCCCTACCCACACCCACACACAACACCACATTGGTGCTGCCACCCAACGCCCCATCTCCCTCGGAgactcggacctcgccgccgccccctcccctccccaccCCTCGAGCGAGGAGGAGGTCGGTGGGCGTCCCCAGATCTGTTAAGAGATTCGAACTGGAGCTCTCGATCGCTCGCGCACCGGGCACAACCTCCGTCTGCTCTTCTTGCTTGCCGGCGACGCCAGCATGGAGCTTCCTCCGTGCTCACTCGGGCTAGGGACGCTCCTGCTCATCAAGGTAACTTGTCTCTCGCCCGCCCATCTTTGATTCGCTCTTCTCCAACGCCCTTCCCTTCCTCCCCTCCCCTCATGAGTTTCCATCCTCGGAGCGCAGACACCATTGGCATCGAACCCTAGCCAAGATCTGGTTTGCAATTGTACCTACTGCCCAGACAAAAGAACACATTTTGGTTCCATTTCTACAGGCTTAAAACTGGAGCATCACGTTTATGACGAATATGCATCACATACAGTACATGCTTATTACTTCTATGCAGCATTTTTTGgttcaagcacaaaacctacagtAGTATATATCTTGATTTGTTCAATTTCTAATAGAAGAAGAGAGACAGGTCAACTTTGTGTAGTTTATGAAATTTCTAGAGGCTTGGCTCCATAGCAATGTCAATCTGTTAGTTTGCTTGCTACCAATGTGGTATCAATTGGTTTTGGTTCAATGCCGACTTATTAGTTTTGGCACTGGTTGCTTTTTCAAAAGGGAGGAGCTAATCACATGTGATTGCACAAGTATCACTCAATCTCTTGAGACTGGATTGGATGATGCAACCACATAGCAGATCTGATGGTACTAGATGCGTTGGAAAATATCATCATCATCTTTCCTCTCTTGGTTTTCTTAAATTTACTAGATGTTTTTCCAGAGTCTTTCGCTGCACGGACCCTCCACTCCCATTATTCGGCAGCATAGTGGTCTACTAGGAATGCGTCGGGATGTTAATTGCCATGTACGGTAGCCACTCCCGCAAGTTCTACCACACGTCCTTGACGGTGTTGAGACGGCAAACGTGACAAAGCACTCACTATAGTTTTACTCTCAATGATGGTTGTTTCGGACCAACATCAGCTAATATATAACCAAAAAATGAAAATGTTTTCAGAAGGTGCATATTTAACCTGTGGCATTTCACTCACCTGCCATGATATGCCTTCAAATTTGAAACTTTAACTCTACCTTTACATAAATGATATGCTGTTCATAACTAGCAACTCAGAAAAATTACCTTCAAATTCACTTTTTATGTCACTGACCAGTGACAGCCGAAGCTTGCACTATTGTGGGTTAATTCCACAAGTTGTTTCCGCAATGTGGTAATGAACAGACGGATTGATTTCTATTTATTCTCAAGTTATATTTCTAGTTTTATTTTATTTGAGGTTCCTTCCTGGGTTAAGTTAATTTCATATGCGGCTGCTTCTGCCATGTGTAATGAACTGGGGATTAACTTGTTGTATTCTGAATTTTAGATAAGTAAAGAATTCACCCTTGATGCTGCTTCTTTAGTTGAGACAATCTGGTCCCTGGCTTCTACTGCAACGAGATGTGCGATGGCTCATCTCACTCAACTCTTGAAGACAGCGTGTGTACCAGGAAAGGAGAATGGCAGAAATGCAAGTTGCGACTACTTGGAGTGGTAAGCTTGCTGCAAGTTGTGACTACTTGGAGTGGTAATCTTGCTGCAAGTTGTAAATATAGCTTGAAACAATGCTTCTGCAAATTATTCTAGCCATGTACATGACAAAAAAATGCTTCTCCAGCAAATTTCCACACCAATTTGTTTGTCTATCGTTTAGATTTTCTACTTCTGAAAATAAAAAATTTAGTAACAAGCTAGCCTTCTCCATTAACCACTTTGTGTGTGCTTCTATGCTATATGAACAGGTTTTGATTTGGCCACTTCCCTCCCTGATGTCCGCGTGCAGGTGCTCCATGTGCTTCCTTCTTTCCTTCCTGGGACGCCGCTATCCCGCTGCTCTAACGCCATGGATTGACAAATATAAGTATTTATCTTTGTCTCCCCTTACCCTCTGTTCTTGTGCTTCCTCTGGGCTTAATTTGCATAGAAATTATTTCTTCAGAGAGGACAAGAGGGGATGTCTTGTAATCCAACTTGTCTTCTTGAACAAATGAAGCACAATCCTTTGCAACACTTGAAGTTTCAGACTGAATGAAATACATTGGCCACCTGTATTTAGAAACTTTACCCTATGTAGTATCATGTACCTTTAAGGGCTTCTTTTGGCGGATTCTTCCAGAATCGCCCCTCTCCTCAGCTACTCCCTGAATCTTTGACCCACATTATAGTAAAACTTGGTAGTCAAAGTTGTGTTTTTAGACTTCTAGTATCTGAAATGACATGTTTTGGGGAACAAGGGGGAGCCCTTTTAGTCTGCTCCCTGTCAGTATAGTTTTTTTAATTTGCCATACTTGCTGCTGTCCTCTTGAGTTCTAATTTCGACTTCTAAAGCAATGCATTTTGCCCTTATAAAGGTCATCTTGTTATAGTTAGGTGTTGTTGTGCTGCTTTCGATCAGTAACACAAATGATAAACTAGATGCAACTTGGTTCAGGGTTAGTGGTCATTTGTATGGATTACAGAGTATAGCTATTGTAGGAATATTTGCTTCAATTTGGCCTTGGTATTAGAGTACAACTATCTTGAATCTACAGAATATAAGTCTTGGAGTACAACTTGCAAGACATTCCAAGCTAATTAGGCTCTAACTAGCTAGGATGGTCAAACAAATGAGGGTTGGAGATTCTATGAGAAGCTGGGGAGGGGGCCAATTCTCCCAGGATCGGCCAAAAGTACTGACTTTTAGTTATGAAGAAGCCCGTTGTGCCTGTCCTTAATGAGCAACAAACTTTCCAAAAGTGATAATGGCAATTTTTGTGAAATCAGTAGTGCAGTTTGCATCTTTGTAACAGTACATGCTATAAGATCAACATTAACACTAAAAGTGGGCTGTGTAGTGCCTGGAAGTTTAACTGATTATGCGGACCTGCTTTCATTGTGCCTCAAATTTCACAATcattatttttttttattttagATGCCTAGAATTTTGGCAAGCCAAGTTTCGCTGTTAAATGCCGACTTGTCAGTTTCCGTATTGGTTGCTTTTTCAAAGGGATGAGCTAATCACATTTAATTGTGTAAGTACCACTCAACCTCCTGAGGATCGATTGGATGATGTGATTATATAGCAGATCTGTTGGTACTAGACGAGATGTTGTGTAGGAAGGAAAATATAATCATCATCTCTCCTTTCTGGGTTTTCTTAAATTTACCTCCAAGATCTGATTTGCAGTTGGACGTACTGGACTGGCACAAGAGCACATTTTGGTTCCATTTTTATAGGTTAAAAACTGGAGCATCACGTTTATGACGAATACGCATCCCGTACAGTACATGCTTATTATTTCTATGCAGCATTATTTGGTTCAAGGACAAAACCTATAGTGCATGCTTATTATTTTTATGTAGCATTTTTTGgttcaagcacaaaacctacagtAGTATCTTAATTTGTTCAATTTCTACTAGAAGAGAGACAGGTTAACTTTGTGTAGTTTATGAAATTTCTAGAGGCTTGGCTCCATAGAAATGTCAGACTGTTAGTTTGCTTGCTACCAATGTGGTATCAGCTGGTTTTGTGTTGTTCAATGCCGACTTATCAGTTTTGGCACTAGTTGCTTTTTCCAAAGGGAGGAGCTAATCACATTTGATTGTATAAGTATCAGTCAATCTCTTGAGACTAGATTGGATGATGTAACCATATAGCAGATCTGATGGTACTAGATGCGTTGGAAAGTATAATCATCCTCTTTCCTTTCTTGGTTTTCTTAGGGTTACTAGATGCTTTTCCTTAGTATTTTGCTGCATCAACCCTCCACTCTCATTATTGAGCATATTGGTGGTCGACTATGAATGCATTGGGATGTTAATTGCCATGTCCGGTAGCCACTATTAAATTCatagaatagagtaacgctttaagcaagattgacatgatgtagagggatgaactcatgcaatataatataaaccccatatttttatcctcggtggcaacaatacaatacatgtcgtttcccctacattcactaggatcgagcacggcaagattgaacccaaagctaagtacttctcccattgcaagaaagatcaatctagtaggccaaaccaaactgataattcaaagagacttgcaaagataaccaatcattcgtaaaagaattaagagaagattcaaatattgttcatagataatcttgatcataaacccacagtttatcggatctcgacaaacacgccacaaaagaagattacatcgaatagatctccaatagaatcgaggagaactttgtattgagatccaaagagagagaagaagccatctagctaataactatggacccgaaggtctgaagtaaactactcacacatcaccggagaggccattgagttgatgtagaggccctctgtgatcgatgccccctc contains these protein-coding regions:
- the LOC125527178 gene encoding protein STRICTOSIDINE SYNTHASE-LIKE 10-like encodes the protein SFDTSRAQQLPLPPGEVHGPESVAFDAQGRGPYSGVSDGRILRWNGPKLGWTTYAYGPGYDSETCTTSRFGTEADIESRCGRPLGLRFNQKTGDLYVADAYKGLMRVPPGGGEATVLVDQIDGMPLRFTNGVDVDQVTGQVYFTHSSMNYDRSEHEMVTKTGDSTGRLMMYDPRTSDATVLQPRMTYPNGVALSADRTHLVVASTGPCKLLRHWIKGVDAGKSEPLADLPGYPDNVRPDRKGGYWVALHRERNELPFGRDSHLLAVRVAADGKIVEEMRGPKKVRPTEIMERDDGKLYLGSVELPYVGVVKRK